Proteins from a single region of Mustela erminea isolate mMusErm1 chromosome X, mMusErm1.Pri, whole genome shotgun sequence:
- the LOC116582319 gene encoding late histone H2B.L4-like produces MEEPTAANPKSPKQVQPRRQCCRSCGANAAAAATATTPSTSPMPDNFTTYFPRVLKQVHEGPSLLQEAVGVMDSFIKDIFEHIADKASHLACSTKRTTITSRKIQTAVHVLLPGEIGKCAVSQTSKAVIRSSLCLIQQQIKCRSRCKNTSEFFRPDIKEIFKEAGYSSQKISPTLSQQIIFQRMCQGCKKT; encoded by the exons ATGGAGGAGCCCACAGCAGCCAACCCAAAGAGCCCAAAACAGGTGCAGCCAAGGCGCCAATGCTGCCGCAGCTGCGGCGCCAATGCTGCCGCAGCTGCCACCGCCACCACCCCCAGCACCTCTCCCATGCCGGACAATTTCACCACCTACTTCCCCAGGGTTCTGAAGCAGGTTCATGAGGGCCCGAGCCTCTTGCAGGAGGCTGTGGGTGTCATGGATTCGTTCATTAAGGACATCTTCGAGCACATTGCAGACAAGGCCTCTCACCTGGCCTGCTCCACCAAGCGCACCACTATCACCTCCAGGAAGATCCAGACAGCCGTGCACGTGCTGCTGCCCGGGGAGATTGGCAAGTGCGCCGTGTCTCAGACCAGCAAGGCAGTCATCAG AAGTTCATTATGTCTGATCCAGCAACAGATAAAATGCAGAAGTAGATGTAAGAACACATCTGAGTTCTTTAGGccagatattaaagagattttcaA AGAAGCTGGCTACTCCTCCCAGAAGATCAGCCCCACCCTCAGCCAGCAGATCATTTTCCAGCGCATGTGTCAGGGTTGCAAAAAGACCTGA